The region TAAAACTTTATCCCCAGTTTTAAATAAATCACTTTTTGATTCTTCTATTGTTCCTGCTACATCAATCCCTGTAATATGTGGGAACACTCTAGTAACTCCAGGATTACCTATAGAACTTAGTGCATCTTTATAATTTAGTGAAGAGTATGTTGCTTTTATTAAGACTTCGTTCTCTTCAATCTTTGGAATCTCAATATCCTGTAACCCTGCGCTAAATTCTTTATTATCATTTTTTTCTACTATAAATGCTTTCATTTTTATCCTTTTAATTTATTTATAGTGTAACTTTAGCTAAAATATATTAAAAGTGCAAGAACTTACTAAAAAGATAGGTACTATCTAAAAAGATACTATAGGAAGATTTAATGACAAAAAGAATAGATATAGATAAAATTGACGACAACGATAAATGTCCAGTAGAAACAGCGATTGATGTATTAGCTGGAAAATGGAAAATACTAATTTTATGGTATTTAAGAAGAGATATAAAAAGATTTAGTGAATTAAAAAAAATGTTACCAAGAACTACTCAAAAGATGTTAATTCAAAAATTAAGAGAATTAGAAGAGGATGGTTTAGTTCATAGAGAGGTTTATCCAGTTGTTCCTCCAAAAGTTGAATACTCTTTAACTGAGTATGGTAAAACTTTAAAACCTATTATAAAACAGTTGTATTTATGGGGTGAAATTCATAAGGAAAAGTTTAATAAGTAAACTTTTTCTTTAAAATAAAATAGATTATGGCACTAATACCTGCACTAGATAATATCATAGTCATAATCATGATTTGATATCGTACGGCAATTAAAGGGTTAACACCACTTAATATTTGACCTGTCATCATACCAGGAAGAGAAACAAGCCCCACTGCTAATAAAGAGTTTATT is a window of Halarcobacter sp. DNA encoding:
- a CDS encoding helix-turn-helix domain-containing protein, which gives rise to MTKRIDIDKIDDNDKCPVETAIDVLAGKWKILILWYLRRDIKRFSELKKMLPRTTQKMLIQKLRELEEDGLVHREVYPVVPPKVEYSLTEYGKTLKPIIKQLYLWGEIHKEKFNK